The genomic DNA CGTGCTCGATTATACCGAATCTAACCACAAATTACCATTTTTAACTTCCTATAACAGCTAACTTCCAAAGAAGTTGCCTGTTACTTTGTCGTTTTCGTAGTTGCAGCCGGAGCTTCGGGGGAATTGGTGCGGGGCAAAATTAAGTTTAACCCAATTCCCATCACGGTTGCTAAGGCGACCCCCGTGAACTGGAACGTACCCAGTTGCAGGTAGGCATTCCCCACCCCGATGACTAAGACGACCGATGCAATCATCAAATTCCGCTTTTGGTTTAAATCCAAGTGATTATCAATCATTACCTTAATTCCACTGGAAGCAATTGTTCCAAACAGGAGAAAACTAATTCCACCGATTACCGGCAGCGGCATCTGCATGATCAACACGTTCAACTTATTCACGAACGCAAAGGCCATCGCAAAGAGGGCGGCTCCAATAATTACATAGACACTGTAAACCTTTGTAATGGCCATCACTCCGATGTTTTCTCCATAGCTAGTTACAGCGGGGCCGCCCAGTAACCCCGCTGCTAGCGAAGCAGCCCCGTCCCCAGCCAACGTCCGATTTAATCCGGGATCCTTAAAGAAGTTCCGTTGGGTTAGTTCGCCCAGAACCATCAGGTGTCCCATGTGTTCTGTCATGGTGACAAAGGCAATCGGTGCCATCACTAAGATGGCGTTCCATTCTAAGTGGAACCCCTTTTCCGTCCCTAGTAATTCAAAGTGTGGAACCCTGAACCAGGGAGCAGCAGCAATTGCATGTAAGTCAACTAGCCCGCAGGCCATGGAAATTAAATACCCTACGACAATCGCTAGTAAAACTGGAATCATTCCCAAAAAGCCCTTCAGTTTCATGTTAAAGAAAATCGCCAAGCAGAGCGTTGCTAACGCAATCAGAAAGTAAGTCAGATCATAGTGATTGTTTTTCAGCATGGCATCCTGGGCAGCTGCTCCGGCAAGCGACAGCCCAATTACGATGACAATTGGTCCCACAACAATTGGAGGTAACAGGTGGTCAATCCAGTTGGTTCCAAGCAACCACACGACCGCCGCCACGATGAGATATACCACCCCAACCGCAATCACTCCCTGTTGCACTCCAGCAATCCCGGTCGTTTTCATAAGCGCCAGCATCGGGGTAATGAACGCAAAACTCGATCCCATGTACGCAGGAATTTTCCCCTTTGTAATGAGAATGTGTAACAGCGTCCCAATCCCCGAGGCAAAGAGGGCGATGCTAGGACTCAGACCCACTAACAGCGGGACGATCACCGTACTTCCAAACATTGAAAACATGTGCTGTAAAGACAACCCAATCCAGGCTAGGCCACTCGGTTTATCATGAATGTCTAACTTAATTTCCTCATTTTTCACGGCAACTTCCTCCTACTAAAAAATCCGGTTGCCAGTGACAACCGGATTCGAATCCAGCTCCGCTGGATTACTCACCATTCATCACTTACGGTCTCACTGGGCCAGTTTAAAGTTCCATCTTTAAAACTAATTTAACTGTTTCTTAGAAGCCTGTCAATCTGCATTTTCCAGTCGGCGCTGGTACTGCCGCTTGTTGTCAACCACGCCGGTAAACACAAATTCAGCTCCATCCGGAGCGGGATCAATGGTTACGTTCGCGGTATTAAAGGTCGGCCACTGAGTAAACCATTCCTCATACTGATCAACATCCAACCGGGTGCGCTGCGCGAGGGCTGCTTCAATCCGGCTACGCCGTTGCGTATCACGAAATCCTGGTTGGACGGTCCCTACAAAGAATTCACCCTGCGCACCAGAGCCATAGCTAAACAGTCCAACCTTTGCCCCGGCCGAGAGACCCGTAGTCTGGTCTAATAGTGAGAGCAGACTTAGATACAGCGAGCCAGTATATAGATTTCCTACCTGCCGGTTATAAACCCGACTGGCTTCAAATTCACTCAACCACTGCGTCTGTTGGGCAGCAGAAACTTCGGGTAAAAGCGTTCGGAGGGCTTTTAACCCCAGCTTGGTGTAGGGCAAGTGAAACGTTAACGCCTGTAAATCAGTTAACGAACACTGCTCCTGCTCACAATAAGCATGAACCGTTTTTAAAAAGAACTGCTGGTAAATATCGTTGGAATAGTGACCATCCACCAGGGCTTCCTTCCGGTTCAAGGGGCGCCAAAAGTCCATGATGTCATCAGAGTAAACACTGCTGTTAGTACTCAGGGCAAGGGTCCGGGGATTAGCACTGATCGTCATGGCAACGGCCCCGCTTCCCTGCGTTACTTCGCCGGCAGTCTGCAGACCATACCGAGCGACATCCGTTCCAACCACTAGCGCCTGCTGGTCGGGGTGGTTTTTCACGAACTCCTTCGCCATTTGGATCCCCGCGGTTGCTCCATAGCAGGCCTGTTTGATTTCAAAGGC from Fructilactobacillus ixorae includes the following:
- a CDS encoding solute carrier family 23 protein, which translates into the protein MKNEEIKLDIHDKPSGLAWIGLSLQHMFSMFGSTVIVPLLVGLSPSIALFASGIGTLLHILITKGKIPAYMGSSFAFITPMLALMKTTGIAGVQQGVIAVGVVYLIVAAVVWLLGTNWIDHLLPPIVVGPIVIVIGLSLAGAAAQDAMLKNNHYDLTYFLIALATLCLAIFFNMKLKGFLGMIPVLLAIVVGYLISMACGLVDLHAIAAAPWFRVPHFELLGTEKGFHLEWNAILVMAPIAFVTMTEHMGHLMVLGELTQRNFFKDPGLNRTLAGDGAASLAAGLLGGPAVTSYGENIGVMAITKVYSVYVIIGAALFAMAFAFVNKLNVLIMQMPLPVIGGISFLLFGTIASSGIKVMIDNHLDLNQKRNLMIASVVLVIGVGNAYLQLGTFQFTGVALATVMGIGLNLILPRTNSPEAPAATTKTTK
- a CDS encoding hydroxymethylglutaryl-CoA synthase, translated to MNVGIDKLGFYTPAYYLDLVDLARARNEDPQKYLVGIGQAQQAVIPQSQDAVTMAANAASPILDATNRQQISLIIFGSESGVDNSKSGAIYLQNLLGLPRSARAFEIKQACYGATAGIQMAKEFVKNHPDQQALVVGTDVARYGLQTAGEVTQGSGAVAMTISANPRTLALSTNSSVYSDDIMDFWRPLNRKEALVDGHYSNDIYQQFFLKTVHAYCEQEQCSLTDLQALTFHLPYTKLGLKALRTLLPEVSAAQQTQWLSEFEASRVYNRQVGNLYTGSLYLSLLSLLDQTTGLSAGAKVGLFSYGSGAQGEFFVGTVQPGFRDTQRRSRIEAALAQRTRLDVDQYEEWFTQWPTFNTANVTIDPAPDGAEFVFTGVVDNKRQYQRRLENAD